One genomic region from Sphingomonas paeninsulae encodes:
- a CDS encoding IS1595 family transposase: protein MTNFTAPHFTDPDKAREHLEALRWPQGPYCPHCGSFKAQRLPAQRGKATKAHPDGAIRAGVIQCNDCRKQYSVTVATLFERSKVPLNKWLLATFLLSSSKKGMSAHQLHRMLGVTYKTAWFMFHRIREAMREDDNADLGANGGMVEVDETFIGRDPSKEQKRGGAHHKMKVVTLVDRETGVARSRVVENIRIEEIGPIVRNNLAAEARLMTDELLLYRTLGRDYADHQVVSHGKEEYVRGEAFTNTVEGFFSIFKRGMKGIYQHCGKQHLHRYLAEFDFRYSNRIARGVDDTARTDQVLRGIGGRRLMYRRPSFAA, encoded by the coding sequence ATGACGAATTTCACCGCCCCGCACTTCACAGATCCAGACAAAGCCCGCGAGCATCTTGAAGCTCTGCGTTGGCCGCAGGGTCCGTATTGCCCGCATTGTGGTTCGTTTAAAGCGCAGCGGCTTCCTGCGCAGCGCGGCAAGGCAACCAAGGCCCATCCAGACGGCGCGATCCGTGCTGGCGTTATCCAGTGCAACGATTGCCGCAAGCAGTACTCGGTGACGGTTGCCACCCTGTTCGAGCGCAGCAAGGTTCCGTTGAATAAGTGGTTGCTCGCGACCTTCCTGCTATCGTCCAGCAAGAAGGGTATGAGCGCTCACCAGCTTCATCGTATGCTTGGCGTGACGTACAAAACTGCATGGTTCATGTTCCACCGTATCCGCGAAGCAATGCGCGAAGATGACAACGCCGACCTTGGCGCGAACGGTGGCATGGTTGAGGTTGATGAGACTTTCATCGGTCGCGACCCTTCCAAGGAACAGAAGCGCGGTGGCGCTCACCACAAGATGAAGGTCGTGACGCTCGTTGACCGCGAAACCGGCGTAGCTCGTTCGCGTGTTGTCGAGAACATCCGCATCGAAGAAATCGGCCCAATCGTTCGCAACAATCTTGCAGCCGAAGCCCGCCTGATGACCGACGAACTGTTGCTCTATCGCACCCTTGGCCGCGACTACGCGGACCATCAGGTCGTAAGCCACGGCAAGGAAGAGTATGTTCGCGGTGAAGCCTTCACCAACACCGTCGAGGGCTTTTTCAGCATCTTCAAGCGCGGCATGAAGGGCATCTATCAGCATTGCGGCAAGCAGCATTTGCACCGCTATCTGGCAGAGTTCGACTTTCGCTACAGCAACCGCATTGCTCGTGGCGTTGATGACACGGCCCGCACCGATCAGGTCCTACGCGG
- a CDS encoding M48 family metallopeptidase has product MIAVFIALAIGASDPGIAALQEADARVAAIAWQLQTTNAPLCSETAPLAGFTIQTLAQYEPFARPAVAQGDALDRRPMVQAVVAGGTADRAGLKAGDIVLEIDGAPTPRELPPRASYDATAKTQAMIDSALLRPPLVLRILRGKVSRTVELTGVTGCSSRIEIVTGKSLNAEADGHYVQISGSLVDFAANDDELATIIAHELAHNILHHPLRLDTENTARGLFAKLGKRDTQIRKTEFEADRMAVWLVARAGYDVDAIVPFWMRLGERAGSGAPSDGTHPDWNERIDRAAAAVTEVKSQRAASAELLPTNMPR; this is encoded by the coding sequence ATGATCGCTGTTTTCATCGCACTTGCAATCGGGGCGTCCGATCCGGGCATTGCCGCCTTGCAGGAGGCGGACGCGCGTGTCGCGGCAATCGCCTGGCAATTGCAGACCACCAACGCGCCGCTTTGTTCGGAAACGGCTCCGCTCGCTGGTTTTACGATTCAGACGCTTGCGCAATATGAACCATTTGCGCGCCCCGCTGTTGCCCAGGGGGACGCGCTCGATCGCCGACCTATGGTGCAAGCCGTGGTTGCTGGTGGAACCGCTGACCGAGCAGGATTGAAAGCAGGCGATATTGTGCTTGAAATCGACGGTGCACCGACTCCCCGTGAGTTGCCGCCGCGGGCCAGCTATGACGCAACAGCCAAGACACAGGCTATGATCGATTCTGCGCTGCTGAGGCCGCCACTGGTCCTTCGCATCCTCCGCGGAAAGGTATCGAGAACGGTTGAATTGACCGGCGTGACCGGTTGTTCGTCACGGATAGAGATCGTGACCGGCAAAAGCCTGAACGCGGAGGCGGACGGCCACTATGTCCAGATATCGGGTTCACTGGTGGATTTTGCTGCCAATGACGATGAACTCGCCACGATCATCGCGCATGAACTGGCGCATAATATTCTCCACCACCCCTTGCGCCTCGATACAGAAAATACAGCCCGTGGGCTTTTCGCCAAGCTGGGAAAACGGGACACTCAAATTCGCAAGACCGAGTTTGAGGCCGATCGAATGGCTGTCTGGCTGGTCGCCCGCGCTGGTTATGACGTGGATGCGATCGTACCGTTCTGGATGCGGCTCGGCGAGCGAGCAGGTTCCGGCGCGCCGTCCGACGGCACGCACCCCGACTGGAACGAGCGCATCGACCGCGCCGCCGCCGCAGTGACAGAGGTTAAATCCCAGCGAGCGGCGAGCGCAGAACTGTTGCCTACGAACATGCCTCGCTAA
- a CDS encoding nitroreductase family protein, translated as MLNDISSTLALLHTRRSGKPRDMVAPGPDDAQLRAILEAAIRVPDHGKLNPWRFVVVAADQRDRLATLIVDAYRAEQPQATPSQIEAMEQFAHQAPTLVVVLSAPVPGKIALWEQQLSAGAVCMNLLTATHASGFVGGWLTGWPAYSDTVRDAFGGPDQRIAGFVFIGSPLRELSERPRAAFDDVVSNWS; from the coding sequence ATGCTTAACGACATTTCCTCGACCCTTGCGCTGCTCCACACCCGGCGTTCGGGCAAACCACGCGATATGGTCGCGCCGGGGCCCGACGATGCCCAGCTTCGGGCGATTCTGGAGGCAGCGATCCGCGTGCCGGATCATGGAAAACTCAACCCATGGCGATTTGTGGTCGTGGCGGCGGATCAGCGCGATCGGCTGGCGACATTGATCGTGGATGCCTATCGCGCAGAACAGCCGCAAGCGACGCCTTCCCAGATCGAGGCGATGGAGCAGTTCGCGCATCAGGCTCCAACTTTGGTCGTCGTGTTGTCGGCACCTGTCCCTGGTAAGATCGCGCTGTGGGAGCAGCAATTATCTGCTGGGGCGGTCTGCATGAACCTGCTCACAGCAACACACGCAAGCGGGTTTGTCGGCGGATGGCTGACCGGCTGGCCCGCCTATTCCGACACGGTGCGCGATGCTTTTGGAGGGCCGGACCAACGCATTGCAGGATTTGTCTTCATCGGCTCACCGTTGCGCGAACTGAGCGAACGCCCGCGCGCCGCTTTCGATGACGTGGTCAGCAACTGGTCCTGA
- a CDS encoding GntR family transcriptional regulator, producing MTVNESGDVPVYLRLRAILAASILEGDYAEGAQLPSVRAFAAEHGANPLTVAKAYQSLQDDGYVTVRRGVGMFVAPGAIDRLCSDERERFMDRVWPRIRAHIVRLGIDPKMLFEKEPV from the coding sequence ATGACAGTTAACGAATCCGGCGACGTTCCCGTCTATCTTCGTCTTCGTGCGATCCTGGCAGCTTCGATTCTCGAAGGCGATTATGCCGAGGGCGCGCAGTTACCCTCGGTTCGCGCATTCGCTGCCGAACATGGAGCCAACCCGCTGACTGTGGCAAAAGCGTATCAATCGTTGCAGGACGATGGCTATGTCACCGTTCGGCGTGGCGTCGGGATGTTCGTCGCACCCGGCGCGATCGACCGGCTGTGCAGCGACGAACGCGAACGATTCATGGACCGGGTATGGCCGCGCATTCGGGCGCACATAGTCCGACTGGGAATCGATCCGAAAATGCTGTTTGAGAAGGAACCAGTGTAA
- the wecB gene encoding non-hydrolyzing UDP-N-acetylglucosamine 2-epimerase: MKVLAVFGTRPEAIKLFPVIDALRAEPGVDCRVCVTAQHRGMLDQILKLSGIVPDHDLDIMVPGQTLDLLTAALLVRLGDVFDIEKPDRVIVQGDTATAMVGALAAYYRKIPVSHVEAGLRSGDIHHPWPEEVNRKIIATMADQHFAPTATAADALRREGVPEGTIFETGNTVIDALLATRARLLADPTMCSGIDAVIDRFGAKRIIAVTTHRRENFDAMRGMAGAIGRIAARGDVGIVFPVHPNPNVRAAMADALPSSDAIALIEPLDYPDFVRLLDRSTLVLTDSGGVQEEAPTFGKPVLVMRETTERPEGITAGTAKLVGTDPARIVSEATKLLDDNKAYDAMSRAHSPFGDGHAATRISRIIANGG, from the coding sequence ATCAAAGTCCTTGCCGTTTTCGGGACGCGTCCGGAGGCGATAAAGTTGTTTCCGGTGATCGACGCCTTGCGTGCTGAGCCAGGTGTGGACTGTCGGGTCTGCGTGACTGCCCAGCATCGCGGTATGCTCGATCAGATTTTGAAGCTGAGCGGCATCGTGCCTGATCATGACCTCGATATCATGGTGCCGGGACAGACTCTGGATTTGCTGACCGCTGCATTGCTGGTGCGGCTGGGCGACGTTTTCGACATCGAGAAACCCGACCGCGTCATCGTTCAGGGCGATACGGCAACCGCGATGGTCGGAGCGCTGGCCGCTTATTACCGTAAAATTCCGGTCAGCCATGTCGAAGCAGGACTGCGCAGCGGCGACATCCATCATCCCTGGCCCGAGGAGGTCAATCGCAAGATTATTGCGACGATGGCGGATCAGCATTTCGCACCGACCGCGACAGCGGCGGATGCCCTGCGTCGCGAAGGCGTACCCGAAGGCACGATCTTCGAAACGGGCAACACGGTGATCGACGCGCTACTGGCAACACGCGCGCGGTTGTTGGCAGACCCGACGATGTGCAGCGGGATCGACGCGGTAATTGATCGGTTCGGGGCAAAGCGCATCATCGCCGTGACCACACACCGGCGCGAGAACTTCGATGCGATGCGCGGGATGGCGGGAGCGATCGGACGGATCGCGGCGCGCGGCGACGTGGGGATTGTGTTTCCCGTCCATCCCAATCCGAACGTGCGCGCGGCGATGGCCGACGCCCTGCCCTCCTCCGATGCGATCGCTTTGATCGAGCCGCTGGATTACCCGGATTTCGTGCGATTGCTCGATCGATCGACGCTGGTCCTCACCGACAGCGGCGGCGTTCAGGAAGAAGCGCCGACGTTCGGCAAGCCCGTACTTGTGATGCGCGAAACCACCGAACGTCCCGAAGGCATAACAGCCGGCACGGCCAAGCTGGTTGGCACCGATCCGGCGCGAATTGTGTCGGAAGCCACCAAATTGCTCGACGATAATAAAGCATATGACGCGATGTCGCGCGCACACAGCCCATTCGGCGATGGCCATGCCGCCACCCGCATCTCAAGGATCATTGCAAATGGCGGTTAG
- the wecC gene encoding UDP-N-acetyl-D-mannosamine dehydrogenase gives MAVSTHPKVCVMGLGYIGLPTAAIVARSGSEVIGIDVRAEVVETVNSGGVHIEEVDLDALVQGVVARGLLRASTEVEEADVFLIAVPTPFDDKHAPDTSYVLAAAQTIAPVLKVGNLIVLESTSPVGTTDALRDLIAELRPDLHIPRAGNGTADIAIAYCPERVLPGRILVELIDNDRCIGGITPRCARKALAFYRRFVRGACITTSARVAEMVKLSENAFRDVNIAFANELSMVSDKLGIDVWEVVRLANRHPRVNILSPGPGVGGHCIAVDPWFIVHSAPEITPLIRTAREVNDGKIDYVVERAGDLIEANPEVRVALLGLAFKANVDDFRESPALKVASELALKFGNRIVIVEPHIERLPPVFDNSGATLADIDEALLECGLMIVLVDHDIFKSVPPEERTGKIVYDTRGIWSA, from the coding sequence ATGGCGGTTAGCACTCACCCAAAGGTCTGCGTCATGGGTCTGGGCTATATCGGCCTTCCCACCGCCGCGATCGTAGCGCGGTCTGGCAGCGAGGTCATCGGCATCGACGTGCGTGCCGAAGTGGTGGAGACGGTAAATTCGGGCGGAGTCCATATCGAAGAGGTCGATCTGGATGCTCTGGTGCAAGGCGTCGTAGCACGAGGACTATTACGGGCATCGACAGAGGTTGAAGAAGCCGACGTCTTTCTGATCGCCGTGCCGACGCCGTTCGACGATAAACATGCTCCCGACACCAGCTATGTGCTCGCAGCCGCGCAAACGATTGCTCCTGTCCTCAAGGTCGGTAATCTGATCGTGCTGGAATCGACGTCGCCGGTGGGAACGACCGATGCACTCCGTGATCTGATCGCGGAATTACGCCCCGATCTGCATATCCCGCGGGCTGGCAACGGTACAGCCGATATCGCCATCGCTTACTGCCCTGAGCGTGTTTTGCCAGGGCGCATATTGGTCGAGCTGATCGACAACGACCGCTGCATCGGCGGGATCACGCCACGTTGCGCGCGCAAAGCTCTGGCGTTTTATCGCCGCTTCGTGCGCGGAGCCTGCATCACGACAAGCGCGCGCGTTGCCGAAATGGTGAAGCTCAGCGAAAACGCGTTTCGCGACGTCAACATCGCCTTCGCCAACGAACTGTCGATGGTATCGGACAAGCTGGGCATCGACGTCTGGGAAGTCGTGCGGCTCGCCAACCGGCATCCGCGCGTCAATATCTTGTCGCCCGGTCCCGGCGTAGGGGGACACTGTATCGCGGTCGATCCGTGGTTTATCGTTCATTCTGCTCCTGAAATCACACCACTCATCCGCACCGCGCGCGAAGTGAACGATGGCAAGATCGACTATGTGGTCGAACGCGCAGGCGATTTGATCGAAGCAAACCCCGAGGTGCGGGTTGCTCTGCTCGGTCTGGCCTTCAAGGCCAATGTAGATGATTTCCGCGAGAGTCCGGCGCTGAAAGTAGCGAGCGAACTGGCGTTAAAATTCGGAAATAGGATCGTGATCGTCGAACCCCATATCGAACGCCTCCCGCCGGTCTTCGACAATAGCGGGGCGACCTTGGCCGACATCGACGAGGCACTTCTCGAATGCGGCTTGATGATCGTGTTGGTCGATCATGACATCTTCAAATCGGTTCCCCCCGAGGAGCGAACGGGCAAAATCGTCTATGATACGCGCGGAATCTGGTCAGCCTAA
- a CDS encoding winged helix DNA-binding protein produces MSEDALPQPLSSAELRDLRKLLDREKQRQSIANIGELSGRADGKVNYANLAERIYRARRDRERVFDDSIFADPAWDLLLDLFIRSERNEQVSISSACHASSVPEATALRYLKVLTEKKYVERISHPNDRRSTTLRMTPLGTNLMTEWLEHFRANR; encoded by the coding sequence GTGTCTGAAGATGCGCTGCCGCAGCCGCTTTCGTCTGCAGAGTTAAGGGATTTGCGTAAGTTGCTCGACCGGGAGAAGCAACGCCAGAGCATCGCAAACATAGGTGAGCTCTCTGGTCGTGCCGATGGGAAAGTCAATTACGCGAATTTGGCCGAACGCATTTATCGTGCGCGACGCGATCGGGAACGGGTATTTGACGATAGTATATTTGCCGACCCCGCTTGGGATCTACTGTTGGACTTGTTCATCAGGTCGGAGCGGAACGAGCAGGTCAGCATCTCGAGCGCCTGTCATGCATCGAGCGTCCCCGAAGCCACCGCGTTGCGTTATTTGAAAGTTTTGACGGAGAAAAAATACGTCGAACGCATTTCTCATCCGAACGACAGACGAAGCACTACACTCCGAATGACGCCTTTAGGCACCAATCTTATGACTGAGTGGCTTGAACACTTCCGTGCGAATCGCTGA
- a CDS encoding GNAT family N-acetyltransferase — MIAANFRTATAADIPALHRLIERAYRGDSARKGWTHEADLLGGQRTDIEALADLLADPGQCMIVANVGGALVGCVQIASAGKGVAYLGHLSVDPEIQGGGLGRRLVGAAESAAIEAFNADAMEMTVIRQRTELIDWYCRLGYSLTNETRPFPSDNPRFGVPKIQNLDFVVLVKAHLRNDV; from the coding sequence TTGATAGCCGCGAATTTCCGGACGGCAACTGCGGCGGATATCCCGGCGCTGCATCGCCTTATCGAGCGGGCCTATCGCGGCGATAGCGCACGTAAGGGATGGACACATGAGGCCGACCTGCTCGGAGGCCAGCGGACCGATATCGAAGCGCTCGCGGACCTTTTGGCGGACCCTGGGCAGTGCATGATCGTGGCAAACGTGGGTGGCGCGCTGGTCGGCTGTGTTCAGATTGCTTCGGCAGGGAAGGGCGTAGCGTATCTCGGCCATCTTTCGGTTGATCCAGAGATACAGGGTGGCGGTCTTGGGCGCAGGCTGGTCGGTGCTGCCGAAAGCGCGGCGATCGAGGCATTCAATGCAGACGCGATGGAAATGACAGTGATCCGTCAGAGAACTGAGCTGATCGATTGGTATTGTAGGCTCGGCTATAGTTTAACCAATGAAACGCGACCTTTTCCAAGCGATAACCCCCGGTTCGGTGTCCCTAAAATACAAAATCTAGACTTTGTTGTTCTAGTGAAAGCGCATCTCCGAAATGATGTGTAA
- a CDS encoding acyl-CoA dehydrogenase family protein, translating to MAYTPPTIEQRFVLDHVVRIDELAGHNAFSDATADLVDAIVEGAGAFALAEYAPLNRIGDMVGAVWNDGTVTMPAGFREAYRALVDNGWGTIVGPKDAGGQGLPFTLGTIVLEDLGTANMAFTLCNMLTAGAVEALAVHGSEELQTTYLPKLVSGEWTGTMNLTEPQAGSDVGALRSTAKPVGDGSWLIAGTKIFITFGEHDLTENIVHLVLARTPDAPPGTKGISLFLVPKLRPDAQGAFTEPNDVRCVSIEHKLGIHASPTCVLSFGDNGDCRGWLVGPELGGMRAMFTMMNNARLNVGLQGIQIGERATQEAISYARDRIQGQPIIEHPDVRRMLLRMKSLTQAARSLVYAAAGEVDRAHLGVEGAKARVDLLTPLAKAYGTDAGCEIASLGVQVHGGMGFIEETGAAQHYRDIRIAPIYEGTNGIQAADLVGRKLTGDGGAALKALIDEVRAEAAGEVHLMALVDAVAVATDWLLTTEVNDRLAGSYPFLDMVSVMTCGWLMARQGRVAAEMLKSGSGDPAFLKAKTVTTRYYLDYLVPEALGKAAAATAGSSLLYELTIEELAA from the coding sequence TTGGCCTACACTCCCCCCACCATCGAGCAGCGCTTCGTACTTGATCACGTTGTGCGGATTGATGAACTGGCCGGCCACAATGCGTTTTCCGATGCGACAGCCGATCTGGTGGATGCCATCGTCGAAGGCGCGGGTGCTTTTGCGCTTGCCGAATACGCGCCGCTCAACCGCATCGGGGATATGGTTGGTGCCGTATGGAATGACGGCACGGTCACTATGCCCGCCGGTTTTCGCGAGGCTTATCGCGCGCTTGTCGACAATGGCTGGGGCACGATCGTGGGTCCGAAGGATGCCGGTGGGCAGGGGTTGCCGTTCACACTGGGAACTATCGTTCTCGAAGACCTGGGGACGGCGAACATGGCGTTTACGCTGTGCAATATGCTGACGGCTGGCGCGGTCGAGGCACTGGCGGTTCATGGCAGCGAAGAGTTGCAGACGACGTATCTGCCAAAGCTCGTGAGCGGCGAATGGACGGGCACGATGAACCTGACCGAGCCGCAAGCCGGGTCCGATGTCGGGGCATTGCGTTCGACGGCGAAACCTGTGGGGGACGGTAGCTGGCTTATCGCCGGCACCAAGATCTTCATCACGTTCGGCGAACACGACCTCACCGAAAACATCGTTCATCTCGTCCTTGCGCGCACGCCTGATGCGCCGCCGGGAACAAAGGGCATATCCCTGTTCCTCGTCCCCAAATTGCGGCCGGATGCGCAGGGTGCGTTCACTGAACCCAATGACGTGCGGTGTGTTTCAATTGAACATAAGCTCGGCATTCATGCGTCGCCGACCTGCGTCCTGTCGTTCGGCGATAATGGTGATTGTCGTGGCTGGCTGGTCGGTCCCGAACTGGGCGGGATGCGCGCAATGTTCACGATGATGAACAATGCGCGGCTTAATGTCGGGCTTCAGGGCATCCAGATTGGCGAGCGCGCCACGCAGGAAGCGATATCCTATGCCCGCGACCGCATTCAGGGGCAGCCTATCATCGAACATCCCGATGTTCGCCGGATGCTCCTCCGAATGAAATCATTGACACAGGCCGCTCGCTCGCTGGTGTATGCGGCGGCCGGCGAAGTTGATCGCGCGCATTTGGGTGTCGAGGGTGCAAAGGCGCGTGTCGATCTGCTCACTCCGCTTGCCAAGGCTTATGGCACTGATGCCGGGTGCGAAATCGCCAGTCTTGGGGTGCAGGTCCACGGTGGCATGGGATTCATCGAGGAAACCGGCGCGGCGCAACATTATCGCGATATCCGGATCGCGCCGATTTATGAGGGGACCAACGGCATTCAGGCCGCCGATCTGGTCGGCCGCAAGCTGACCGGCGACGGCGGCGCTGCATTGAAAGCACTCATCGATGAAGTCCGTGCAGAAGCGGCCGGTGAGGTTCACCTGATGGCATTGGTGGATGCCGTTGCGGTCGCGACCGACTGGCTGCTGACCACAGAAGTTAATGACCGACTGGCGGGCAGCTATCCCTTCCTCGACATGGTGTCGGTGATGACCTGTGGCTGGCTGATGGCCCGACAGGGCAGGGTTGCTGCCGAAATGCTGAAATCCGGTTCGGGCGATCCCGCGTTTCTGAAAGCGAAAACCGTAACCACGCGCTATTATCTGGATTACCTTGTTCCTGAAGCTTTGGGCAAAGCCGCAGCGGCAACCGCCGGCTCATCGCTGCTTTACGAACTGACCATCGAGGAGTTGGCCGCTTGA
- a CDS encoding L-threonylcarbamoyladenylate synthase has translation MTPSNPPYQTTIRRYGKAAIAEAADLIRGGYPVAVPTETVYGLAADATSGEAVARIYEAKGRPSFNPLIVHVLDLAAAEQLGVFSAEALALAAAHWPGPLTLVVPRHPDCPVAGLATAGLDTIAIRVPAHRAMRALLEATGLPLAAPSANASGRISPTRASHVEHSLAGRIQLIIDDGPASVGIESTIVLAEPGALRILRAGPVAIDGASVAQSPIDPASVIAPGQLTSHYAPAKPLRLNAEKARDDEWMIGFGQVSGDANLSLDGSLLQGAARLFDELHIADQSDRHAIAVARIEGDSALAVAINDRLNRAASA, from the coding sequence ATGACACCCTCAAACCCACCATATCAAACGACAATCCGACGTTACGGCAAGGCTGCTATTGCAGAGGCGGCGGACCTTATTCGCGGGGGTTATCCGGTCGCTGTGCCAACGGAAACCGTTTATGGACTCGCAGCGGACGCGACCAGCGGCGAAGCAGTTGCGCGAATCTATGAGGCCAAGGGACGGCCCAGCTTTAACCCGTTGATCGTCCATGTGCTCGATCTGGCGGCTGCCGAACAACTCGGCGTTTTCAGTGCAGAAGCTCTTGCGCTGGCCGCTGCGCACTGGCCGGGACCGCTGACGCTGGTCGTGCCGCGACATCCCGACTGCCCTGTTGCCGGGCTTGCAACGGCTGGCCTGGATACCATTGCGATACGGGTGCCCGCACATCGCGCAATGCGGGCGTTGCTCGAAGCAACTGGACTTCCGCTTGCCGCTCCCAGCGCAAACGCCAGTGGGCGGATCAGCCCGACACGCGCGTCTCATGTCGAACACAGCCTTGCCGGTCGTATCCAGTTGATCATCGACGACGGCCCGGCAAGCGTGGGCATTGAATCGACGATCGTCCTTGCCGAACCGGGAGCTTTGCGCATCCTTCGTGCCGGGCCTGTTGCAATCGATGGCGCTTCAGTCGCGCAAAGTCCTATCGACCCAGCCAGCGTGATCGCGCCCGGACAATTAACAAGCCACTATGCGCCAGCCAAACCACTGCGGTTGAACGCGGAAAAGGCCAGGGACGATGAGTGGATGATCGGGTTCGGACAAGTTTCAGGCGACGCCAACCTCAGCCTGGACGGCAGTCTCTTGCAGGGAGCGGCAAGATTGTTCGACGAACTCCACATTGCCGATCAATCGGATCGACACGCGATTGCGGTCGCAAGAATCGAAGGCGACAGCGCGTTAGCGGTAGCCATAAACGATCGCCTCAACCGCGCAGCTTCGGCTTAG
- the kdsB gene encoding 3-deoxy-manno-octulosonate cytidylyltransferase, with protein MDLAPEQQRVGIIIPARYASTRYPGKPLVKLTGANGSATTLIERSWRAASAVAGIDFVAVATDDDRIAEEVHRFGGVTIMTPQSCANGTERCAAAVAQMENPPQIVVNLQGDAPLTPAYVVSQLIERLLTDAASVVATPAVRCTPSLYRHLIEDQRAGRVGGTTVVSNARSQALYFSKRVLPYLPDDWLHDHDCPAMLHLGVYAYRPAALAAYAAWPASVLEQVEGLEQLRFLHYGAPVAVVECAAPDWDVVELNNPSDVTVVEAMLHRRGLD; from the coding sequence ATGGATTTAGCACCAGAGCAACAACGGGTCGGCATCATCATACCGGCACGCTACGCATCGACCCGCTACCCCGGTAAACCGCTTGTGAAACTAACCGGCGCCAACGGCAGTGCGACCACGTTGATCGAACGAAGTTGGCGGGCTGCTTCCGCTGTCGCGGGCATTGATTTCGTTGCTGTCGCAACCGACGATGACCGTATCGCCGAAGAAGTGCATCGCTTCGGCGGGGTCACCATTATGACTCCGCAATCGTGCGCAAATGGCACAGAGCGTTGTGCCGCCGCAGTAGCGCAAATGGAAAATCCGCCACAGATTGTCGTGAACCTGCAGGGCGATGCCCCCCTGACGCCAGCTTATGTCGTGTCCCAGTTGATCGAACGCCTGTTGACCGATGCCGCGTCGGTCGTGGCAACGCCCGCCGTGCGCTGCACCCCGTCCCTGTATCGTCATCTGATCGAGGATCAGCGTGCAGGCCGCGTCGGCGGAACCACGGTCGTCAGCAACGCCAGATCGCAGGCACTTTATTTTTCAAAGCGTGTTTTGCCGTATTTGCCGGATGATTGGCTTCACGACCATGATTGCCCCGCGATGCTGCATTTGGGCGTCTATGCCTATCGTCCAGCCGCGCTTGCAGCTTATGCTGCGTGGCCTGCGAGCGTCCTGGAACAGGTCGAGGGTCTGGAACAACTCCGCTTTCTCCACTACGGCGCGCCGGTCGCCGTTGTCGAATGTGCCGCACCTGACTGGGATGTGGTCGAACTGAACAATCCGAGCGACGTAACTGTTGTCGAGGCGATGCTTCATCGACGTGGACTGGACTGA
- the kdsA gene encoding 3-deoxy-8-phosphooctulonate synthase: MKLCGHDIALGQRPFLISGPCVIESEALCMKVAERLRSLADRLSMLVIFKSSFDKANRTSGASFRGLGMEEGLRVLEKVRKETGLPILTDVHAPAQCAPVAEVVDMLQTPAFLARQTDLIEAAAVSGKPVNFKKAQFMAPVDMNQLIAKARNAAVRAGLNEDSFTVCERGTSFGYNNLVVDMRSLVQMRDTGCPVVFDATHSVQLPGGLGDKSGGQREFVPHLARAAAAIGVAGFFMECHPEPDKALSDGANALPLDQVEPLMAKLLAISECK; this comes from the coding sequence ATGAAGCTTTGCGGACACGACATTGCACTGGGCCAGCGTCCTTTCCTCATTTCCGGGCCGTGCGTGATCGAGAGCGAAGCGCTTTGCATGAAGGTTGCCGAGCGATTGCGGTCGCTTGCCGACAGATTGTCGATGCTCGTCATATTTAAATCCAGTTTCGACAAGGCCAACCGAACTTCAGGCGCATCTTTTCGTGGACTTGGCATGGAAGAAGGGCTGCGCGTCCTTGAAAAAGTGCGAAAAGAAACCGGGTTGCCAATACTCACCGACGTTCACGCCCCCGCGCAATGCGCACCCGTGGCAGAAGTCGTTGATATGCTTCAGACACCGGCATTTTTGGCCCGACAAACCGACCTGATCGAAGCAGCCGCAGTCAGTGGCAAACCGGTCAATTTCAAGAAAGCGCAGTTCATGGCGCCAGTCGACATGAACCAACTCATCGCAAAGGCACGGAATGCCGCCGTGCGGGCGGGACTGAACGAGGACAGTTTCACGGTCTGCGAGCGCGGCACCAGTTTTGGCTATAATAACCTCGTCGTCGATATGCGCAGCCTTGTGCAGATGCGCGACACGGGATGCCCGGTTGTGTTCGACGCAACCCACAGCGTTCAATTGCCAGGCGGACTTGGCGACAAATCTGGCGGACAGCGCGAATTCGTACCGCATCTGGCGCGCGCTGCTGCCGCCATTGGTGTCGCGGGTTTCTTTATGGAATGCCATCCAGAGCCGGACAAGGCGCTCTCCGATGGCGCGAACGCCTTGCCGCTCGATCAGGTGGAGCCACTTATGGCGAAGTTGCTGGCGATATCCGAATGTAAGTAA